GGCGGCTCGACCAACACCGTGCTGCATCTGCTCGCCGCCGCCCATGAAGGGCAGGTCGAGTTCACCATGCGCGACATCGACCGCCTGTCGCGACGCGTGCCCGTGCTGTGCAAGGTCGCGCCGTCGGTCGCCGACGTTCATGTCGAGGACGTGCATCGTGCCGGCGGCATCATGGGGATTCTGGGCGAGCTCGATCGCGCCGGCCTGATCGACACCAAGGTGTCGACCGTGCATGCGCCGACGATGGCGGATGCGCTGGAGCGCTGGGACGTCAAGCGCTCGAAGAGCGAGGCGGTGCGCACCTTCTATCGCGCCTCGCCCGGCGGCATCCCGACCCAGGTCGCCTTCAGCCAGGAGCGCCGCTACGACGAGCTCGACACAGATCGCGAGAAGGGCGTGGTGCGCGATCTCGAGCACGCCTTCAGCAAGGACGGCGGCCTCGCCGTGCTCTATGGCAACCTCGCGCAGGACGGCTGCATCGTGAAGACCGCCGGCGTCGACGCCTCGATCCTGAAATTCTCCGGCCCGGCGCGCGTGTTCGAAAGCCAGGACGCCGCGGTCGAGGGCATCTTGGGAGGCAAGGTCGTGGCCGGTGAGGTCGTGGTCGTCCGCTACGAGGGGCCGCGGGGCGGGCCGGGCATGCAGGAGATGCTGTACCCGACGAGCTACCTGAAATCGATGGGGCTCGGCAAAGCCTGCGCGCTCGTCACCGACGGCCGCTTCTCCGGCGGCTCGTCCGGCCTGTCGATCGGGCATCTGTCGCCGGAAGCCGCCGAAGGCGGCAATATCGGCCTCGTGCGCGACGGCGATAAGATCGCGATTGACATTCCGAACCGCAGCATTCGTCTCGAGGTCTCCGACGACGAGCTTGCCAAGCGTCGTGCGGCGGAAGAGGCGAAGGGCGAGGCCGCCTGGCAGCCGCAAAACCGCAAGCGCAACGTCTCGACTGCGCTCCAGGCTTACGCCGCGCTCACCACCAGCGCGGCCCGCGGCGCGGTGCGCGAGGTCAAGCGGCGAGGGAAGTAAGCACTGCTCCGTCCGCGGGATGCGGATGGTCAACGACTTCTTAGCGACCGGCAAGACTGCGCCGATCGCGTTAAGGATGCCCCGACGAACTTCGGCAGCCCAGGATTTCGCGGCGTATACTGCTGCGCGCCGACCTTCGGATCCAAATCATTTCGGGCAACTGGGGCACCACCAAAATGTCTCGTACTCTCGCAGTCGTTTTCGCAACGGCAGTCGCGGCCATTTCCATGACGGGCGCAGCCTCGGCGGGCTGCTACAATTGCTATACGCCGCCGCCCTGCACGACCTGCTATCAGCAGCAATACGTGCCGCCGCAGTATCGCACCGTCGATGAGACCGTGATGGTTTCGCCGGGCTCCGTGGTCGCGCACCGCACGCCGGCGCAGTACCGCACCGTGATGGTGCCGCAGACCGTGATGGTCGCACCCCCGGGCGTGCAGTACGAGCGCATCCCGCCGCAATACGCCACCCGCCAGCGCGTCGAGATGGTCTCGCCGGGCTACTCCTATTACGCGCCGGTGGCGATGGGCTGCGCTTCCTGCGGCTACTGAGACGACACAACCGTCAAAGGCTCCGCGCGGCGCTGATCAAGAGCGCCGCGTTTTGTTTTGCTCGGATGACGAACGAGGCCCGGACGTGGAGGGGAACTCCAGCCGGGCCTCGCAACCGGCGACGCCCTGGGAGGTGTCACCGATGCTGCCCAAGCTAGAGCAGCAGGCTGACGCCCGCCTGACAGGTCCGGGCCAGCGAAGGTCTCAGCCTTGGCGCGGGCGCCAACTTCGCGTTGCCTTGCGCGGTCGACTGCGTTAAGCGACAGCCATTCCAGGCTTGGAAGGGTGGCCGAGTGGTTTAAGGCACCGGTCTTGAAAACCGGCGTGCCCGCAAGGGTACCGTGGGTTCGAATCCCACCCCTTCCGCCAGCATATTGTTCTCCACTGCGGGCGAATTCTATGAAGCTTGTCGCAGTCACGCCTTGCGGAACCGCTTTGCGCGCAACCGGCACAGCGCAGACCGATGTGAACTGAATGACGCCAGGAGATCGGCACTCGCCTGACTGCGCTCCAAAAGAATGTTCTTCTAAAATTCGCGCAAACTTGTTGGTGTCACTTCCGTCGCAAACGTTGTTGCAACTACAAGAAGTCAACGATACGGTAATCATCCTAATGGCGAATGAGTTGGGTCACCTCCCGCAGCGAAGGCGCAACTCCTTTCAATCCTCGCGCGGCTATCGTGCCTACGATTTAGTCGGGCTGGAATGAGCTCTGGAGCATAAGGGAACGTGTCCGAATGATCCGGCTAAATCAAGCGTGGCGCTGGAAGCCGAGCATGCTCCTCGCTTCGGGCTTTTGCTTCGCGATTGGTTATCTCGTTTGCATCCCGGCATTCGCCTGTCTCAGCCCGAGCCTGGAACGAACCATTATATTCAACCATGTCCCGACCGACGTCGACGCGCCGGTGATCGCAGAAGTCACGATCGTCGACATGACCCCCGACCTCCGCGATCTCGCGACCTTTACCGGGACCATGGCCGTCATGAGCGCCCGCGTCGAGAACGTTATCAAGGGAAAAATTGGTGAGGGCCAGCTGAAAATAGTGACGCCGCTGTCGGATTGCAGCAACGGCTTCGGCGCGGGCGTGCGCGGTTTTGTCGCCGGCGAGCTTAGCAGCGACGCGAACGGGAATTCTGAATTGGTCGCAGTCTCTGAAAATGTGAGGAAGGCCAACGCGCG
The DNA window shown above is from Bradyrhizobium sp. CB1650 and carries:
- the ilvD gene encoding dihydroxy-acid dehydratase, translated to MPAYRSRTTTHGRNMAGARGLWRATGMKDADFGKPIIAVVNSFTQFVPGHVHLKDLGQLVAREIEQAGGVAKEFNTIAVDDGIAMGHDGMLYSLPSRELIADSVEYMANAHCADGLVCISNCDKITPGMLMAALRLNIPAVFVSGGPMEAGKVKLQGKTKAVDLIDAMVAAADSKVSDDDVKVIERSACPTCGSCSGMFTANSMNCLTEALGLALPGNGSVVATHADRKRLFVEAGHTIVDIVRRYYEQDDASVLPRNIANFKAFENAMTLDIAMGGSTNTVLHLLAAAHEGQVEFTMRDIDRLSRRVPVLCKVAPSVADVHVEDVHRAGGIMGILGELDRAGLIDTKVSTVHAPTMADALERWDVKRSKSEAVRTFYRASPGGIPTQVAFSQERRYDELDTDREKGVVRDLEHAFSKDGGLAVLYGNLAQDGCIVKTAGVDASILKFSGPARVFESQDAAVEGILGGKVVAGEVVVVRYEGPRGGPGMQEMLYPTSYLKSMGLGKACALVTDGRFSGGSSGLSIGHLSPEAAEGGNIGLVRDGDKIAIDIPNRSIRLEVSDDELAKRRAAEEAKGEAAWQPQNRKRNVSTALQAYAALTTSAARGAVREVKRRGK